The Aspergillus luchuensis IFO 4308 DNA, chromosome 7, nearly complete sequence genome has a segment encoding these proteins:
- a CDS encoding uncharacterized protein (COG:S;~EggNog:ENOG410PIJF;~InterPro:IPR006614;~go_component: GO:0016021 - integral component of membrane [Evidence IEA]), giving the protein MDIDHSNTTTSSIALIDNTAPRRRHSETPTATTNGGSHISRKWTKRSIRGELKKRKYAKWQPDRLGLTTDDEDNTNYNNNNSNNEEEEGIPSSSRRPFERPEPSDLFTTETATTTSPPPSQYQSRSDSPSQQQQQPSPPSQDVSATDFAPESNTLITTTTTTTGANAPKLTGLKPNTELDILYENQRGWFFFGIPLYSHSSLLNFDPSAWQTADLRDSPVDITNAQVPDPSWVWAWRSWYVDMSGDVDDQGWQYSFSFKSTAWHGSHPWFHSFVRRRRWVRVRTKRLVDRHGRTELEMAHRLNEDYFTIHSGKNKKKRPVSEVGGGGYGATSLGRTTTATTSREMEEEEGAPIEEIADIPALMHALRVAIVDREKVDALDRFVDEGGEELFYLDEKIPEIMSMFVFQASRWHFVLHLTDVVESLSQQLSSSSGDNEAAELQRKLNHLRKATETARRHLTGPGVLRTENRKSSMEMLDLTPVSKRGSLLARYSGRFEFKSMDDGGEIKGIPKEAEVGREGHIFQYSS; this is encoded by the exons ATGGACATCGACCACTCCAATACAACGACCAGCTCCATCGCCCTCATTGATAACACTGCGCCCCGTCGCCGCCATTCAGAAACTCCCACCGCTACAACAAACGGCGGCAGCCACATCTCCCGAAAATGGACGAAACGGTCAATTCGCGGGGAgctgaagaagcgcaagtACGCTAAATGGCAACCGGATCGATTGGGGCTTACgaccgatgatgaagacaataccaactacaacaacaacaacagcaacaatgaagaggaggaaggcatACCGTCATCCAGCAGACGACCCTTCGAAAGACCAGAACCGTCAGACCTCTTTACTACAGAAACAGCAACCACCACGAGCCCTCCCCCATCGCAATACCAAAGTCGAAGTGACAGTCccagccaacaacaacaacaaccctcccccccttcgcAGGATGTAAGCGCCACGGATTTCGCCCCAGAAAGCAACaccctcatcaccaccaccactacaaCTACAGGGGCTAACGCCCCCAAACTCACCGGCCTAAAACCCAACACCGAGCTCGACATCCTCTACGAAAACCAACGCGGGTGGTTCTTCTTTGGCATCCCGCTCTACTCACATAGCTCCCTGCTCAACTTCGACCCCTCCGCCTGGCAGACCGCCGACCTGCGCGACAGTCCCGTGGACATCACGAACGCGCAAGTGCCCGACCCCAGCTGGGTGTGGGCGTGGCGGTCCTGGTACGTCGATATGTCCGGCGACGTGGACGACCAGGGATGGCAGTATTCGTTCTCGTTCAAGTCGACGGCGTGGCATGGGTCGCATCCGTGGTTCCATTCGTTTGTGCGCCGGCGCAGATGGGTGCGGGTGAGGACGAAACGGTTGGTGGATAGACATGGACGGACGGAGTTGGAGATGGCACATAGGTTGAATGAGGATTACTTCACGATTCACTCggggaagaataagaagaagaggccggTTAGTGAGGTCGGTGGGGGTGGGTATGGGGCTACGAGTTTGGGTCGGACCACGACTGCGACGACTTCtagggagatggaggaggaggaaggggcgCCGATAGAGGAAATAGCAGATATCCCGGCGTTGATGCACGCGTTGAGAGTAGCGATTGTGGATCGCGAGAAGGTGGATGCGTTGGATCGGTTCGTCGACGAGGGCGGGGAGGAGTTGTTTTATTTGGATGAGAAG ATCCCCGAAATCATGTCCATGTTCGTCTTCCAAGCCTCCCGCTGGCACTTCGTCCTCCACCTCACCGACGTCGTCGAGTCCCTCTCCCAACAACTCTCCTCATCTAGCGGGGACAACGAAGCCGCCGAGCTGCAGCGCAAGCTGAATCATCTCCGAAAGGCCACCGAAACAGCTAGACGCCATCTCACGGGCCCGGGGGTCCTGCGAACCGAGAACCGGAAATCGAGCATGGAGATGCTGGATTTGACACCCGTTTCGAAGCGCGGGAGTCTGTTGGCGAGATACTCTGGTCGGTTCGAGTTCAAGtcaatggatgatggtggggagaTTAAGGGGATTCCTAAGGAGGCGGAGGTAGGGAGGGAAGGGCATATTTTCCAGTATTCTTCTTGA
- a CDS encoding uncharacterized protein (COG:S;~EggNog:ENOG410PWW2;~InterPro:IPR011990;~go_function: GO:0005515 - protein binding [Evidence IEA]), with translation MLSRGRPCLKRRSLSTVLDTVAASPEEPLLFLYPRWVGSAVRQHRSLVSSSGPSPCGNGNVYNAAARRRTVAKPPPAGRKLSFGSSSRRWVSTTAAEAAVKTEVKQDVVPPEQGKSAAAPQKGKRGEENADTGPPASIYNQLDNDPETEVKSERHVFNIFSDLQTRPVQPTTGRKGMRSSAGETPAIALKRLSHRDRRKLRYRLFLTKQSQGRDKGKNNQWNKWTKIREMLEEMHEDTHVWAKKGVKQKELLVPEETIALLTGVTDMALKENVWYVPVHNGCKVHVLRPLQSQGRFRRVILSGSERVVELVSDRIAQARRLQEQSDPLVDIQIPLFPIIPSIEALKRQGAPVPLVRGVWDIQSAVKQAAKLHMVLPAGKNLSGIRDFAEHVEELTRSKPSYNSKIPYSHQKQVARALVQLFRNEAYSSFMSTAALNRALSYLLDHEFLNAARDIFLKSEHLATVDTFNILLKSAAKRQDLRFFRQFLLAMSRLSIRPDPNTWLTLLDCLVAPKAKADLVTYMLQRGYLENMGAMRTALHLTLPNTFRAHLESGKSVDSFIRQTADSCGDSCFAPSLISQMFGVIVRLKDFAALDRLFDICKQNDLTFNSATITQILSLFRADMPTALRYLFRCLERPETKLERHAWERLFLVAFKGQYYNICRVLWRYACMSGNVTYKMKRTVVTSLIRNVPRKPETNVHTIWDVSAGKVIVGLDLHRPDHKLQTTVLDKLPREYRTNPIAYLSSGYKPSGEEREQQIQVASALTQHDIEIGSWHRPQFPLLIMLEAASVLDQEWRKVPRPVHWLVQNAIRVPVRKSMYPA, from the coding sequence ATGTTATCTCGTGGTCGACCGTGTCTGAAAAGACGTAGTCTATCTACCGTCTTAGACACCGTTGCGGCTAGTCCCGAAGAACCTCTCCTATTCCTGTACCCTCGCTGGGTGGGTTCGGCTGTACGACAACACCGGAGTCTTGTTTCCTCGTCAGGTCCTTCGCCGTGTGGAAATGGGAATGTATATAACGCTGCTGCTCGAAGGAGGACGGTAGCGAAGCCGCCACCGGCGGGACGGAAGCTCTCGTTTGGGAGCTCGTCGAGACGGTGGGTTTCGacgacggcggcggaggctGCTGTGAAGACGGAGGTAAAGCAGGATGTTGTTCCGCCTGAGCAGGGGAAGTCGGCAGCGGCTCCGCAGAAAGGGAAACGTGGTGAAGAGAATGCCGACACCGGACCGCCTGCATCTATCTATAACCAATTAGACAATGACCCGGAAACCGAGGTGAAGAGCGAAAGACACGTTTTCAATATCTTCTCCGATTTACAGACGCGACCTGTGCAGCCGACAACGGGCCGGAAGGGTATGAGATCGTCGGCTGGTGAAACGCCCGCTATTGCGCTGAAGCGACTATCGCACCGCGACCGACGGAAGTTGAGATATCGGCTGTTTTTGACGAAGCAGAGTCAGGGTCGTGATAAGGGAAAGAATAACCAGTGGAATAAGTGGACGAAGATCCGGGAGatgttggaggagatgcaTGAGGATACGCATGTCTGGGCGAAGAAGGGTGTCAAGCAGAAGGAATTGCTCGTGCCGGAGGAGACGATCGCGCTGTTGACCGGCGTCACGGAcatggcgttgaaggagAATGTTTGGTATGTGCCGGTGCATAATGGGTGCAAGGTGCATGTGCTGCGTCCGTTGCAGAGCCAGGGTCGGTTTCGAAGAGTGATTCTGTCTGGCTCGGAGCGGGTGGTTGAGTTGGTCAGCGATAGGATTGCGCAGGCGAGGAGACTGCAGGAGCAGAGCGATCCTCTGGTCGATATTCAAATCCCGCTTTTCCCGATCATCCCGTCTATTGAAGCGCTGAAGCGTCAGGGTGCGCCCGTGCCGTTGGTTCGAGGTGTATGGGATATACAGTCGGCTGTCAAGCAGGCCGCGAAGTTGCATATGGTTCTACCTGCTGGGAAGAATTTGTCTGGAATTAGGGACTTCGCGGAACATGTGGAGGAATTGACGAGGTCGAAACCTTCGTATAACTCGAAGATTCCCTATTCGCACCAGAAGCAGGTGGCGCGGGCCCTTGTGCAGCTGTTCCGGAATGAGGCATATTCCAGCTTTATGTCGACGGCGGCGCTGAATCGAGCGCTGTCATATCTGCTCGACCATGAGTTTCTGAATGCCGCCCGCGACATCTTCCTCAAGTCCGAACACCTTGCGACGGTGGATACCTTTAATATCCTCCTGAAGTCTGCGGCTAAGAGGCAAGACCTCCGCTTCTTCCGTCAGTTCTTGCTTGCCATGTCTCGACTGAGCATTCGGCCTGACCCCAACACATGGCTCACCCTGCTAGATTGCCTGGTTGCTCCCAAGGCGAAAGCAGATCTCGTCACGTATATGCTGCAGCGCGGGTACCTGGAGAACATGGGTGCGATGCGGACGGCGCTACACCTGACCCTGCCCAACACGTTCCGAGCACACTTAGAAAGTGGCAAGAGCGTGGATTCATTCATCAGGCAGACCGCCGACTCCTGCGGAGACAGCTGTTTCGCTCCATCGTTGATCAGCCAGATGTTCGGTGTCATCGTCCGGCTGAAAGACTTTGCTGCCCTGGACCGGCTATTCGACATCTGCAAGCAGAACGACCTAACCTTCAACAGTGCTACCATCACCCAAATTCTGTCTCTGTTCCGAGCAGACATGCCCACCGCTCTGCGGTATCTCTTCCGATGCCTTGAGCGCCCGGAAACGAAGCTCGAACGGCACGCATGGGAGCGACTCTTCCTGGTCGCTTTCAAAGGCCAATACTACAACATCTGCCGGGTTCTCTGGAGGTACGCGTGCATGTCCGGGAACGTAACATACAAGATGAAGCGCACGGTCGTGACTTCCTTGATTCGCAACGTGCCCCGAAAGCCCGAGACCAATGTCCATACGATCTGGGATGTGAGTGCGGGTAAAGTCATCGTAGGACTGGATCTGCACCGTCCCGACCATAAGCTCCAGACCACCGTGCTCGACAAACTACCCCGGGAGTATCGCACCAACCCCATCGCCTATTTGAGTTCAGGCTATAAGCCCAGCGGCGAAGAGCGGGAGCAGCAGATCCAAGTGGCCTCTGCGCTCACGCAGCATGATATCGAGATCGGTTCCTGGCATCGCCCGCAGTTTCCTCTGCTGATTATGTTGGAGGCCGCCTCGGTCTTGGATCAAGAGTGGCGGAAGGTGCCGCGGCCGGTACACTGGCTGGTCCAGAATGCCATTCGCGTGCCGGTGAGGAAGTCGATGTATCCGGCTTGA
- the MAK3 gene encoding peptide alpha-N-acetyltransferase MAK3 (BUSCO:EOG092645LS;~COG:S;~EggNog:ENOG410PNPA;~InterPro:IPR016181,IPR000182;~PFAM:PF13508,PF13673,PF13302,PF08445,PF00583;~go_function: GO:0008080 - N-acetyltransferase activity [Evidence IEA]), whose protein sequence is MTSNSPTTDATTTPTTTNNTTTATITTTPLRYIRYNAAHEDTYVPAMRQLISKDLSEPYSIYVYRYFLYQWGDLCFMAMDDNNSELQSSSPMVGVVVSKLEPHRGGPLRGYIAMLAVREEYRGQGIATKLARMAIDAMVERGADEIVLETETTNTAAIKLYERLGFLRSKRLHRYYLNGNSAYRLVLYLKEGVGSMRTNLDPYAQQTGPPYPLIEDRTDTVVTAPEPALTHENGKW, encoded by the exons caacaacaaataATACCACTACTGCCACCATCACTACTACTCCCCTCCGCTATATCCGTTACAATGCCGCCCACGAAGACACCTACGTCCCCGCCATGCGCCAATTAATCTCCAAAGACCTCTCCGAACCCTACAGTATTTATGTCTACCGCTACTTCCTCTACCAATGGGGAGATCTCTGCTTCATGGCCATGGACGACAACAACTCCGAGCTccaatcctcctcaccaatgGTCGGCGTCGTCGTGAGCAAACTGGAGCCGCATCGCGGGGGCCCCTTACGCGGATACATCGCCATGTTGGCCGTGCGCGAGGAGTATCGGGGCCAGGGGATAGCCACGAAATTGGCTCGAATGGCCATTGATGCCATGGTGGAGAGAGGGGCAGATGAG ATCGTGCTGGAAACCGaaaccaccaacaccgcgGCGATAAAACTCTACGAGCGACTCGGGTTCCTGCGGAGTAAACGTCTGCATCGGTACTACTTGAATGGCAACTCGGCGTATCGCCTTGTGCTGTACTTGAAGGAAGGGGTTGGGTCGATGCGGACGAATTTGGATCCGTATGCTCAGCAAACGGGACCGCCTTACCCCTTGATTGAGGATAGAACGGACACGGTGGTGACTGCGCCGGAGCCGGCGTTAACGCATGAAAATGGGAAGTGGTAG